The genome window CCCGGACGGCCCCTGCTCCTGGCGCTCACTCATGGGCATCACGTTAGGCCGTACGCCCACCCAACCTCCCACGCGACACCGGAGTCAGTGGGTCGTGGAGGTGAGGCAAGGATGGACACCATGACCAGGCCCGTGTCGTTCGAGGAGTACGGCGCCACGGCGTGGCCCGCGCTCTATCGTGCGGCCTACCTGCTGACCGGCAACCATGCAGACGCCGAGGACATCGCCCAGCAGACGCTGATCAAGGCCCACGGCGCGTGGGATCGCGTACGCAATGCCGACTCGCCGCAGGCCTACCTGCGACGGACGTTGACCAACACGTTCCTCTCGGACCGGCGACCCGCCAAGCGGCGCCTGGAGGTCTTGCGCGACGAGGTGCCGGAGCCGGCCGCGCAGGCGCCTGCTGGCATCGAGGATCGGCTGGCGATCTGGCCGCACATCCGTGCGCTGGCCCCGCGGCAACGTGCGGTGATCGTGCTGCGTTACTACGAACAACTCAGCGAGGCCGAGATCGCCGAGACGCTGGGCTGCTCACGCGGCACCGTGAAATCCACTGCCCACGACGCCTTGCGCAACCTGCGCGAAGCCATGGCGACGACCGAGTCCGGGAGGGAGGACTGACATGTTGGACCTGGAGAAGGAACTTGCTCGCGAACTTCGCGAACTGGCGGAAGGGCTGACGATTCCGCCCCGGCCCGCGCTGCCGACGCCTGCCGAACGGCCCGCGCGAGCGCCCCGCCGATTCCTGGGCCCGCTGCTGGTGGCTGCGGCCGTGCTGCTGATCGTCGGCATCGTGGCGGTGATCACGAGTGGTCGTGGTGGTGACCTGCAACCGGCCCCTGCGCCGACAGTCACCGAGTCCGTGCCGTCGACCTCTGCCACCGAGCGCCCCGCTCCCGGTCCGATCCCGACGAATGCGCCCTCGATCCCGCACGTTGTCGACGGTCGGCTATGGGTGCGCGGCGTGGACCTGGGCGAGTTTTGGACGGTCTATCCGGGTGCGGAGGCGTACGTCGCGTTGAAGAAGGACGGCACCTGGATGTGGGGGCGTGGCACGTCCGTGCAGGAGATCGAAGGCGCGATCCAGGAGGCTCCCGTGATCTCGCCGAACGGCAAGTACGTCGCGCACTTCAGCCTGCGAGGCGAAAAGGTCGTGGTGACCGGCTTTGACACCTCACCTGACGGCGAAGGGTTCGGGCAGGCCACATTTGGGCGAGACGCTCGCGTCCGCGCCGTCACCGACTTCGGTGGCGTCATCGTGCAAGGCGGCGGTGAGTCGGTGATGTGGGTGCCGCGCGAAGATCGCACGGTGGACCTTCCGAAGGCCATCCACATCATCGGCAGCTCACCCGGTGGTCTGATCTCTCGCGAGGACGAGGGCGAGATCTACGACGGCCAGACCGGCGAGGTCTATCTCACGTCGGTGGACAACACCGGTGTCGTCACGAGGGGTCGGGAGCCGTTGCCCAACTTCGACGACATCTCGGTCAACTCGTCGGGTACGTGGAGTCTGTCGACGCCCGCCGGGAGCACGGGCGGGGAAGTCGAGCAGATCAACGCCCTCGAGGTCGGTCCGATCGGTGGGGACGGCACGTCAGCCATGGCGGCGCCCGACGGTTGGGACTTCGTCGTCCGGCACTATCAGTGGGAGGACGACGACTACGTCGTCGCGACCGTACGCAAGATCGGCGGCAGCGCCGAGCGGATGGCGCGCTGCCAGCCGAGCAGCTTGGAATGCGTACTCATCGCAGCGCCGTGAGCGACTCCCGCCGAGGAGTCACGAACTGCGCGTGTCATCCCCGCTCGCGCAGGTATCTCCCGAAGTGCGGCACCGTGAAGGCGATCCGGCCGCGCTCGCCGGAATAGATCAGGCCCTTCTTGAGCAAGGCGTCGCGAGCTGGCCGACAACGACTGCGGCTTCTTGCCGAGATGAGTGGCCACGTCGGCGGTCGAGACCGAATCTGTCGGAGTTCGTGACCCCTCGGCGTGAGTTTGTGACCCCTCGGCGGATTTTTGTGACTCCTCGACGTCGGCCATGGCCATCAGGTACTCCCGCTCCCCGGGAGTGGCACGCTCGTACCGACTGCCGAAGAATCCCACCGCCAACTCAGCCTCGGCTTCCGGCGCTGCCCCCGCGACGTCTTCGGCCGTGATCGGTGATGCCGTGGCGCGGTCCCAGACCGCCTTGCCGTAGGCCTGGATGAAGTACGGATAGCCGCCGGTCGCGGCGTACATCGCATCGAGGGCGGCGGTTTCGTACGACGCGTCCTCGTCGGCGGCCGGCGCCGCGAGCGCCTGGTCGGCGGCGGCGCGCGGCAACCGGTCGATGC of Nocardioides sp. contains these proteins:
- a CDS encoding SigE family RNA polymerase sigma factor, which produces MTRPVSFEEYGATAWPALYRAAYLLTGNHADAEDIAQQTLIKAHGAWDRVRNADSPQAYLRRTLTNTFLSDRRPAKRRLEVLRDEVPEPAAQAPAGIEDRLAIWPHIRALAPRQRAVIVLRYYEQLSEAEIAETLGCSRGTVKSTAHDALRNLREAMATTESGRED